Within the Halomonas sp. HL-93 genome, the region ATCTAAGGAGCAGCCATGACCCCCCTCAATGCCATGCAGCAGGGCGCGCTGGTACTGGGGCTCTTTGCACTGATCACCGCGGGCAGCGTCGCCACGCTTCGTGGCTTGACCGCTGAACGCATCGATACGCATCAACAAGCCTACCAGCAGCGCCAACACCAGGCTGTACTACCTGATCCATTAAAGAACGCCCAGGTGAGTTCTATCTCGTTACCCAATGCGTCACAACTTGGCTTCCTCGACGGTGCAACCGGTTGGCAGGTAGATAACGACACCCAACGCGCCCTCGTCTTGCCGGTTGTAACGCAGCGCGGCTATAACGGTGAAATACGACTGTTAGTGGGCATTGATGATCAGCAGCGCATCAGCGGCGTACGCGTGACCCATCATCAGGAGACACCGGGTCTAGGCGACGATATCGAGCGGCGGCGTAGCGATTGGATCACTCAATTCGATGGCTTAACATTAGATTCACTACCGTCCGAGGGTTGGGGCGTTACTCAAGACGGCGGGCAGTTTGATGCGTTCACTGGCGCCACCATTACGCCCCGCGCGGTAGTCGATGCGGTTCATAGCGCCCTGCAATACGCCACCAGCACCCCTTTACTTGGGGAAAACAAGGAGTCCCAGCCATGAGCCCGCTAAGTCAACTTACCCGCGAAGGGCTATGGTCAAATAACCCGGCGCTGGTACAACTATTGGGGCTGTGCCCGTTGCTAGCCGTAAGTGCTAGCGTGGTCAACGCGCTTGGGCTTGCCATGGCTACGCTGGTCGTGATGGTCGGCGCAAGCACCACCGTATCGCTGATTCGTCACCAGGTACCGAGTGCCGTTCGC harbors:
- a CDS encoding RnfABCDGE type electron transport complex subunit G translates to MTPLNAMQQGALVLGLFALITAGSVATLRGLTAERIDTHQQAYQQRQHQAVLPDPLKNAQVSSISLPNASQLGFLDGATGWQVDNDTQRALVLPVVTQRGYNGEIRLLVGIDDQQRISGVRVTHHQETPGLGDDIERRRSDWITQFDGLTLDSLPSEGWGVTQDGGQFDAFTGATITPRAVVDAVHSALQYATSTPLLGENKESQP